The Sandaracinus amylolyticus genomic interval CCGGGCAGCCCTGCAGGCAACGATTGTTGCCCTGACAGCCCTTCGTGTTGCGGTGGATGCGACGCCCCGGAAGGCCGAGCGCCTGCGCGCCGCGCTCCATGAGCGTGTTGTTGCCGCCGAGCAGCTCGCCCTCGGTCTCGTGCACGCCGAGCTCGTCCTCGATGCGCGCGAAGACGCGCTCCATCTCCGTCTCGTCCACGAGCTTCTCGAGCCCGAAGCGCTCGCACCAGTCGCGACGCACGTCGTCGGGCAGGCGCCAGATGATCCCCGAGTTGATCGCGGTGCTGCCGCCGACGACGCGCCCTTGGAGCAGCGGGATCGGATGGATGCCGTCGGTCGTCTGCGAGGCCATGTCGCGCACCGCGACGCTCATCGCGTCGAGCGCCTCGCGACGTCGATCCGCGAGCGGGATCTCGGGGCCTTCCTCGAGCAGCACGACGTCGAGCCCTGCGTCCGCGAGCACACGCGCTGCCGTCGCGCCGCCCGCGCCGGTGCCGACGATGACGAAGTCCGCGGCGTCGTCGATGCGTTGCTGCGCCATCACGCCGCCTCCGTCGCGAGCGTCGGCAGACGCAGCTTCGCGGAGCCGACCGGACGATCGTAGCCGCTGCGCTCGCGCGCCGCGCTCGACCGGAAGATCGCCATGCACGCGACGATCTTCAGCAGCAGCGTGAGCTCGCGGATCGCGAACGAGCGATGCGAGAGCAGCACGTCGAGCGCGCGCGCGCGCTCGGTGATCGAGAGCCGCGCGATCGTCGCGAAGCGCCCCATCGCGAGCAGCGGCGCGAACACGCAGATGACCAGCCCCGCGTACGCGCCGAGCCGACCCTTCGCGCTCATCGTCGACGTGAAGCGCGTCCACGCCGCGCCCCAGTCGATCTCGTCGCCGCTCTTCACCAGACCGCCCGCGTCGTCCGCGGGCGCGAAGCTCGAGAGCACCAGCGCCGCCCACCCGTTCATCGCAGCTCCTCCTCCGCTTCGTGATCCGTGTCGCCGTCGTGCGCGCCCTCGCGCACCGTCATCCCGAGGAACGCGCCGACGCGCGAGAGCGTCGTGCGATCGAGCCGCTCGAGCAGCGCGCGCGTCGCGCGCCGCGCGCGCTCGGCCTCGCGCTTCTCGACGATGTCGATCAAGCGCGCGTACACGCGCAGCGTCTGCGGCGCGTTCGCGAAGAACGCGAGCTCGAGGCCCGCGTTGCTCTCCAGCGTGCGCGCGACCGTGTTGTAGATGAGCTCGAACGCGAGGTTGTGCGTCGCGCGCACGACGCGCCGCGCGAACGCGATGTCGGCCTGCATGAAGGCGCGCGGCTGGTCCATCAGCTCGGCCTGCATCGCGAGGTGCTCGCGCATCGCGTGGATCTCCTCGGCGGTCGCTCGCTCGGCGGCGAGCCCCACCGCGTCGACCGCCACCGAGCGACGCAGCTCGAGCAGATCCGCGAGCACGTCGATCGGCACCACGCGCCCTTCGAACGCGAGTCGCGCGAGGTACCCGAGGAGGTCGATCCCGCCGTGCTCGCGGAAGTCGAGCACGCGCGTGCCCGAGCCGTGATACGGGCGCACCAGGCCCTCGGCCTCGAGGTGCGCGAGCGCGGAGCGGAGCGTCAGGCGCGAGACGCCGAGCTGCTCCGAGAGCTCGCGCTCACCGGGCAGGCTCGAGCCCGACGGGTAGCGCCCGGTGAGGATCTCGTCGCGGATGCGGTTCGCGGCCTCGACGGCGGCGCGCTTGCGGGGATCGGCAGGGGCCATGCGGTCTCCGAGAGCCCAACTGGTTTAGCCAGTCGAGTGGTCATACCACTACGGGATCCTCTGCAGCGGCGCAAGGACGATCGGCCGGAAATTGCGAAGCCCGCGATTCCACTCGGGAATCGCGGGCTTCATCGAGCTCGGAGGAGGGGTGGGGCTCAGGGCACGCTGTTCGGTTCCGGGTCGGGATCGCCGCGCAGGATGACCCGGTGGAAGCCGAGGTTCGGCTCCGGGTCGGGATCGCCCGCGCGCACGCTGAACGCGGTCGGGGGCGTGAGCGACGCCTCGAACGCCCGGACGAGGTCGTGCGCTTCGTCGATGCGCCCGCTCTCCGAGAGCTCTTCCTCGACGGCCTCGACGGTGTCGACGCACACGACGTCGCCATCCGACTCGACCGCCGCGATCAGCCCGAACTCGGCGGACACGATCGCGAACTGCACGCCGC includes:
- a CDS encoding FadR/GntR family transcriptional regulator, with product MAPADPRKRAAVEAANRIRDEILTGRYPSGSSLPGERELSEQLGVSRLTLRSALAHLEAEGLVRPYHGSGTRVLDFREHGGIDLLGYLARLAFEGRVVPIDVLADLLELRRSVAVDAVGLAAERATAEEIHAMREHLAMQAELMDQPRAFMQADIAFARRVVRATHNLAFELIYNTVARTLESNAGLELAFFANAPQTLRVYARLIDIVEKREAERARRATRALLERLDRTTLSRVGAFLGMTVREGAHDGDTDHEAEEELR